A window of Candidatus Binatia bacterium genomic DNA:
ATGGCAATGGTCGTGTAGCGCCATTCCTGCGCCAGCACCAACACCGGGCGGTAGACCTTGTGCGCGAAAGCTATCAACCCATCGCTGCAGCGGTCTTGCAGCCCCACCCATGCGCGCCCGACTCGGGTACGAGGTCCGCGGTGCGGATGGGCGTGACCGAGATGAGCGGGCAGCACGAATTGCGACTCGATCAGCGAACACACCAGGCACGCGATCGACACGATGCCGGCGACGGCGAACACCTGGCCCATCGGGCCCGGCAGCACCACCATCGGCACGAACGTCGCCACGGTCGTCAGGACGCCGAAGACCACCGGTACCGTCACCTGTTGCGTGCCGATCACCGCGCCTTCGAGGTTGTTGCCGAGCTTCTCCTGCCAGGTGTGAACGCTCTCGCCGACCACCGTGGCGTCGTCGACGAGGATGCCGAGCACGACGATGAACGCGAACAGCGAAATGACGTTGATCGAGATGCCGAGCGGATTGAACAGCGCGAGAGCGCCGAGGAAGGAAATCGGGACGCCGAGGGTTACCCACGCCGCCAGTCGCGTGTGCAGGAACAGCGTGAGCACGATAAACACGAGAATGAACCCGCTTCTCGCGTTGCTCAGCAGCGTTTCGAGCCGGCCGCGCAACGGCACCGAATCGTCTTGCCAGACGGTCAGCGAGACGCCCTCGGGCAGCCGCGGTTGGGCCGTGGCGACGTATTCTTTGACCGCCTCCGCGATCTCGATAACGTCCTGCTGCCCGACCCGAAACACCTGGATCAGCAGCGCGGGTTTTCCGTCGAAACGTCCCGAGACGCTGGTATCCGCGAAGCCGTCGACGACCGTGGCGACGTCGCCGAGCGTTACCCGGGTGCCGTCGGCGCGCGTGAGGACGATGATGTCCTCGAAGTCCGGCCCGCGGTACGCCTGCCCTTTCGCGCGCAGCAGGATTTCTCCGCCGGCCGTCTCGATGGTGCCTCCGGGCAGATCGAGCGAAGAGCGGCGGACGGCGGCGGCGACATGATCGAACGTGATGCCGTGGCGGCGCAGCGCCTCCTCGGAAATCTCGATCGAGATCTCGAACGGCCGCGCCAGTACCACGTCGACCTGAGTGATCGCCGGATGGGCGGCAAGCTCGTCGCGGATCCGTTCGGCAATGGCGCGCAGGCTGCGCTCGTCGGCGGGCCCGTAGAGGGCGATGTCGCTCACCGGGCGCCGAATCGTAACGCGCGCCACGATCGGCTTCTCCGTCTCCGTGGGAAACGTGTTGATGGCATCGACGCGGTTCTTGATGTCGGTGAACACGCGATCGACGTCGGAGCCGGCGAGCACCTCCGCAATAACCGCACATGCTCCCTCGGCGGCCGTCGAACGAATGCGGTCGATGCCGTCGATACCGTCGATCTGCTCTTCGATGCGAACGCAGACGCCCTCTTCGACTTCCTCGGGCGCGGCGCCCAGGTACTCGACGGCGACGCTCACCATGTCGATATCGATGTCCGGGAAGGTCTTTTGCGGAATCGACGGCAGGGCCATCAGGCCGCCGACGACGAGAACCATCATCAGCAGGTTGGCCGCGACGTTGTTGCGCGCGAACCAGGCTACCGCCGTCTTCATCCGCTCAGTGCGCCCCGGCGGCGGCCGTCGCCACCGCCGCGTTGTTCCGCATGGCCGGGCGGACGCGCATGCCGTCGACGGCGGTCTCGATCGCCGAGGTGACGATGCGATCTCCGCGTGCGAAGGTCTTCGCGGCCAGCACAACGTCGCGGCGCTCCCGGCGGATCACATCGGCGCGGCGCATTCGCAGTCGGTCGTCCGCATCCACCACCAGGACGTGATCTCGATCGCGCATCGCCGCCCGGGGCACCACGACGACCTCGTCGACGGTCCGGCCCAGGATCTCGGCCTCGACGAACAGACCGACCGCCAGGGGCGGCGCCCCGTCGTTGTCGCCGTAAGGATCGTCGACCGCGGCAACCAGGTTCACCAGGCGACTGCGCGTGTCGATCTCGCCCTCGGTGCGCACGACATGTCCGCGCCACTCCTGTTCGCGACCGGCAAACTCGGCGCGCAGGACGACTTCCGGGTTTTCGGCCGGCGGCAGACCGCTACGGCTCAGGAGCGGCACATCGATAAAAGCCAGTTCCGCATCGGCGATCGGCAGGCGGACTTCGGCGCGGTCGATGGCGTACAGGTGAGCCACAGGAGCGCCGCGGCTAACGAACTGGCCGACGTCGACGGTCTCGCGGCGCACTCGTCCCGTAAACGGCGCGCGCAGCCTGGTCCGATCGAGATCGCGCTCGGCCTGTTCGAGTGCGGCCCGAGCCTCCCGCAACGTCGCCGCGGTTACGCGTTCGGCACGCTCGACGTCGTCGAGTTGAGCCTGGCTGGCGACGCCCGTCTTGATCAGGCCGCGCAGCCGCTCGAGTTCCTTGTCGGCGCGGACGTGCTCGCTTTCGGCGCGGGCCAGCGCCGCCCGCGCCCGCTCGCGCGCCACTTCGTAGTCGGCGGGTTCGATCTCGATCAGGACCTCCCCCTCCTCGAAGAACCCGCCCGAAACCAGTCGCGGCGATACCCAGACCGCCTTGCCCGAGACCTGCGGCACCAGATCGCTCTCGGTCCGGGCCGAGACGGTACCCTGGGTACGCACCCGCATCCGGTGACGGGTGACGTTAACCGGGGCCACTTCGACCGCCGGCGCGACCGCCTCCGGGACCCGTTCCGTTACATCCGGCGCGGTTGCGAACAACAGCGCCACGGCACCCAGGCCGGCCGCGAACACGGCAACCGGTAGCACGATCTTGAGGGTTCGCTTCACGATCGCGACTATAGGAGGTCGCCTGCCCCAATCAAGGTAGAGCCTCGACGGGGCGGCTCGAGGCATCGCCGGACCCCGGCGGGCGCTCGGCCGCGGTTGGCGACTCAGGACCGGGCGGGGTCGACGGGGGACGCTGTCCCGTACAACCGGCCGTGCCGGATGAACCACTTCTCGATCTCGACCGCGACGAACACCAGCGACGACAACCCGAGGCAGGCGGCCAGTTCGCCCGCGGTCAGCGGCTCGGTGCGAAAGATCGGGTTGAGCGCCGGCACGTAGATCGTCGCGAGCTGCAGCAGCAAGGTCAGCACGACGGCGCCGAGCAGGGGCCGATTCGAGCCGAGACCCTGCCTGAACAGCGAGTCGCGCTCGGAGCGGATCGCCAGTGCATGTCCCATCTGCGACAGCGTCAGGACGGTAAACACCATCGTTTGCCAGTGCGCCGACGCGCTGCGGACGGCCCACGCCTGAGTGAACAGACAGACTGCGCCCATGAGCAGGCCGACCCAGACGATGTGCTGCCACATGCCGTGCGCGAAAACGCTTTCGTCGGGCGGGCGCGGCGGGCGGCGCATCAGGCCGCGCTCCTCGGGCTCGGCCGCCAGGGCGAGTCCCGGCAAGCCGTCGGTAACCAGGTTGATCCACAGGATATGGATCGGCAGCAGCGGGATCGGCAGGCCGATGAAGGGCGCGAGGAAGATCGTCCAGATCTCGCCCGAGTTGCTGGTCATCGTGTACTTGATGAACTTGCGGATGTTGTCGAAGATGCGCCGGCCTTCGCGCACCGCGCTCACGATGGTGGCGAAGTTGTCGTCGAGCAGGATCATGTGCGCCGCCTCTTTGGCGACGTCGGTGCCGGCAACGCCCATGGCAACGCCGATATCGGCGCGCCGGAGAGCCGGCGCATCGTTGACGCCGTCGCCGGTCATGGCGACGAGCTCGCCGCGGGCCTGTAGCGCCTTGACGATGCGGATCTTGTGCTCGGGCGCGACGCGCGCGTAAACGCGCACCTGCGCCACCTGCGCGTCGAGATCCCGGTCGGAGAGCCGATCGAGATCTTGCCAGGTCATGACCGCGTCGCCGACGTCGTCCAGGATACCGAGGCGACGAGCGATACTGCGCGCCGTGGCGGGATGGTCGCCCGTGATCATCACCGGCGTGATGCCCGCACTGCGGCACAGGGCCACCGCCTCGGCCGCCTCGGCCCGGGGCGGATCGAGCAGGCCGGCCAGCCCGAGGAACGTCAGATCGGTTTCTACCGTGTCGGGCGTGGGCGTCGCCGGCAACTCCGCGAGCGGGCGCGACGCGAAAGCGATTACGCGCAGGCCGTCGGCGGCCATACGCTCGGCGGCGGCGTTTACCGCCGCCGCATCGATCGGCGCCCGGCCGTTCGCGGAGAGCTGTCCCGAGCACAGCGGCAGCAGCACTTCCGGTGCGCCCTTGACGTAGGCGACGACGCCGGCGACGCCGCGGTGCAGCGTGGTCATGCGCTTGCGATCCGAATCGAAGGGCAATTCGGCCAGACGCGGCGCCTGTGCCAGCCGTTCCGCCTTGCCATAACCGGCGGCCTCCGCCGCCAGCAGCAGCGCCACTTCGGTCGGATCGCCGACCGCGCGTTCGTCCGCCCCGTACCTCGCGTCGTTCGACAGTGCCAGCGCGGTGAGCAGGTCCGGCCACGGCGACTCGGAGCCGGGTTGCGAGGTCACCGCTCCGCCGCAGAAGTACTCCTCGACGCGCATGCGGTTTTCGGTGAGCGTACCGGTCTTGTCGGAACAGATGAAGGTCACCGAGCCGAGCGTCTCGACCGCCGGCAGTCGGCGGATCAGCGCCTGCCGCCGCGCCATGTTTACGGCGCCCAGTGCGAGGGTCACGGTCACCACCGCCGGCAGAGCTTCCGGGATGGCGGCCACGGCGAGGCTGATGGCGGTGAGCAGCATCAGCACGACGGGTTCGCCGCGCAGCACGCCGGCGACGAACACCACCACGCAGATGGCGAGCACGGCGATGGCGAGACGGGCGCCGAACCTTGCCAG
This region includes:
- a CDS encoding efflux RND transporter periplasmic adaptor subunit — its product is MKRTLKIVLPVAVFAAGLGAVALLFATAPDVTERVPEAVAPAVEVAPVNVTRHRMRVRTQGTVSARTESDLVPQVSGKAVWVSPRLVSGGFFEEGEVLIEIEPADYEVARERARAALARAESEHVRADKELERLRGLIKTGVASQAQLDDVERAERVTAATLREARAALEQAERDLDRTRLRAPFTGRVRRETVDVGQFVSRGAPVAHLYAIDRAEVRLPIADAELAFIDVPLLSRSGLPPAENPEVVLRAEFAGREQEWRGHVVRTEGEIDTRSRLVNLVAAVDDPYGDNDGAPPLAVGLFVEAEILGRTVDEVVVVPRAAMRDRDHVLVVDADDRLRMRRADVIRRERRDVVLAAKTFARGDRIVTSAIETAVDGMRVRPAMRNNAAVATAAAGAH
- a CDS encoding cation-translocating P-type ATPase → MSASAKAPPVRHWHLASVEDTLRALGGDGARGLTSAEAAERLATCGRNELQEGRRRGIVRMLADQFADFMIVVLIGAAVVSGLIGDLTDTIAIVVIVALNAVIGFVQEYRAERAVAALKLMAAPSARVVRDSELCTIPAAELVPGDLVEIEAGNVVPADLRLIDAHTLRTEEAALTGESQPVEKFTRALHEPALPLGDRRNLAFKGTLVSYGRGRGVVVGTGMQTELGRIAQLLHEEEEVRTPLQKRLARFGARLAIAVLAICVVVFVAGVLRGEPVVLMLLTAISLAVAAIPEALPAVVTVTLALGAVNMARRQALIRRLPAVETLGSVTFICSDKTGTLTENRMRVEEYFCGGAVTSQPGSESPWPDLLTALALSNDARYGADERAVGDPTEVALLLAAEAAGYGKAERLAQAPRLAELPFDSDRKRMTTLHRGVAGVVAYVKGAPEVLLPLCSGQLSANGRAPIDAAAVNAAAERMAADGLRVIAFASRPLAELPATPTPDTVETDLTFLGLAGLLDPPRAEAAEAVALCRSAGITPVMITGDHPATARSIARRLGILDDVGDAVMTWQDLDRLSDRDLDAQVAQVRVYARVAPEHKIRIVKALQARGELVAMTGDGVNDAPALRRADIGVAMGVAGTDVAKEAAHMILLDDNFATIVSAVREGRRIFDNIRKFIKYTMTSNSGEIWTIFLAPFIGLPIPLLPIHILWINLVTDGLPGLALAAEPEERGLMRRPPRPPDESVFAHGMWQHIVWVGLLMGAVCLFTQAWAVRSASAHWQTMVFTVLTLSQMGHALAIRSERDSLFRQGLGSNRPLLGAVVLTLLLQLATIYVPALNPIFRTEPLTAGELAACLGLSSLVFVAVEIEKWFIRHGRLYGTASPVDPARS